In Candidatus Micrarchaeia archaeon, a single window of DNA contains:
- a CDS encoding YopX family protein produces the protein MRQTKFRGIEIGTNIWRYGHHIVVDGESQIYDRGGYYIVIPETVGEWTGRVDRNDKDIYEDDEVNFLGNKERSYTCGLPEICRVVWFEESSGWMLTSEKHSFGLYKTGIYEVIGNIHDKAGEQK, from the coding sequence ATGAGACAGACAAAATTTAGAGGCATAGAAATTGGTACAAATATATGGCGATACGGCCACCATATTGTGGTTGATGGAGAATCGCAGATTTATGATAGGGGGGGTTATTATATTGTTATCCCTGAAACAGTCGGGGAATGGACAGGACGAGTAGATAGGAATGATAAAGATATTTATGAAGATGATGAAGTTAATTTTCTCGGCAATAAAGAGCGTAGTTATACTTGTGGGCTTCCAGAAATATGTAGAGTTGTTTGGTTCGAGGAGTCAAGCGGTTGGATGCTTACAAGCGAAAAACATTCTTTTGGATTATATAAAACAGGCATTTACGAAGTCATCGGCAACATTCACGACAAGGCAGGTGAACAAAAATGA
- a CDS encoding DUF551 domain-containing protein — protein MSDKKCKICGGSGRMPKTINYNGASIAKIETSVQCPACDGIGRQKLGQGELKCGCGGKIKYGEAISIFWFECKQCNFFWTLRKFNPPKIISLSEAIAAFRLATNQAKLDAQTAEIEELLEANRILILRDSSFTNQITDLKAENDRLKKGGINWISVKNRLPEAKAYCLVWFADTKCPFTGWYQGNGKWGTKRKGFSHTAKVTDWTEINLPEKGGE, from the coding sequence ATGAGCGATAAGAAATGCAAAATTTGCGGTGGAAGCGGAAGAATGCCAAAAACAATAAATTATAATGGGGCAAGTATTGCAAAAATAGAGACATCAGTTCAATGTCCTGCCTGCGATGGTATAGGTCGCCAGAAGTTAGGGCAGGGCGAATTGAAATGCGGGTGCGGGGGAAAAATAAAATATGGTGAGGCCATATCTATTTTCTGGTTTGAATGCAAACAGTGCAATTTTTTCTGGACATTGCGTAAATTTAATCCACCCAAAATAATATCGTTGTCCGAAGCCATTGCCGCTTTTCGCCTTGCCACAAATCAAGCAAAGCTCGACGCGCAGACGGCGGAAATTGAGGAATTGCTGGAAGCGAATAGAATTTTGATTTTAAGAGATAGTTCTTTTACGAACCAGATTACCGACCTCAAGGCCGAAAACGACCGGCTGAAAAAAGGCGGGATAAACTGGATTAGCGTTAAGAATAGATTGCCAGAAGCTAAAGCATATTGTCTTGTATGGTTTGCAGATACGAAATGTCCCTTCACTGGTTGGTATCAAGGAAATGGGAAATGGGGTACTAAAAGAAAGGGGTTTTCGCATACAGCAAAGGTTACTGATTGGACAGAAATAAACTTACCAGAAAAAGGCGGCGAGTAA
- a CDS encoding HNH endonuclease signature motif containing protein: MVYKNRGWETKAIQSQIEQRLKGGESMRSIARSFGITYQSIQYSREMRGLPKMKLNQKHGAEHPNWKGGNSVDRQGYRLLYAPGRKKAHPYTYEHVLIAEKMIGRRLNKNEHVHHINELKLDNRPENLLVCTASEHRTLHRQLEQLAIELLRKGQVVFRNGRYAFA, from the coding sequence ATGGTTTACAAGAATAGGGGTTGGGAAACAAAGGCGATACAATCCCAAATAGAACAGAGATTAAAAGGTGGCGAGAGTATGCGGTCAATCGCTCGGTCATTTGGGATAACTTATCAGAGCATTCAGTACTCCAGAGAAATGCGTGGGTTGCCAAAAATGAAACTAAACCAAAAACACGGAGCAGAACACCCAAACTGGAAAGGTGGTAATTCTGTTGATAGGCAGGGGTATAGGCTTCTCTATGCACCTGGACGGAAAAAGGCACACCCATATACTTATGAACACGTTTTAATCGCAGAGAAAATGATTGGTAGGCGTTTAAATAAAAACGAACACGTTCACCATATAAACGAATTAAAGCTGGATAATCGGCCTGAAAATCTTTTAGTTTGTACGGCATCAGAACATAGGACTTTGCATCGCCAACTTGAACAATTGGCAATAGAATTGCTCCGCAAAGGTCAAGTTGTATTCCGCAACGGCAGATATGCCTTTGCGTAG
- a CDS encoding N4-gp56 family major capsid protein, with protein sequence MATTTKNVNTTTRYDHPVNVVFQKQCLKTLKPKLLYAILAEKVGMPKNAGEVVKWRRLAKFGAQTTPLNEIGEPTPLLGSKTDISASVKPYGAVVVRSKWLNMTGLGQEQQMTVDELIDARDLTVDTLSKDVLAGAASSTTCSHGTGTATFLNAEDIDAVVQALLNEDCEPPYPILKAGRGVGTTPIEQAFPVIANVKCWTKLKAVSGFVPVASYPAQTNLLPGEVGSIGMTRWCLTSNGYYDGSTYYYATVLSRGAYGNVEIDGSKEPIIRKEIGVINPVQHIGWYMTHVSKILDEIRLHNLKFTI encoded by the coding sequence ATGGCAACAACTACAAAAAACGTGAACACGACTACCAGATATGACCATCCGGTTAATGTAGTGTTTCAGAAACAGTGTCTCAAAACTTTAAAGCCGAAACTGCTTTACGCTATACTCGCGGAAAAAGTAGGAATGCCGAAAAACGCAGGTGAGGTTGTTAAGTGGAGACGGCTTGCGAAGTTTGGCGCACAGACAACGCCGCTTAATGAGATAGGCGAACCGACCCCGTTACTCGGCTCAAAGACCGATATATCGGCATCCGTAAAGCCTTACGGTGCTGTTGTTGTTCGGTCTAAATGGCTGAATATGACAGGACTGGGACAGGAACAACAGATGACCGTTGATGAGCTTATTGATGCAAGAGACCTTACGGTCGATACGCTTAGCAAAGACGTGCTTGCCGGTGCGGCTTCTTCTACGACCTGCTCGCACGGAACAGGGACAGCAACATTCCTTAATGCAGAGGATATTGACGCTGTTGTTCAGGCTCTTTTGAATGAAGATTGCGAACCGCCTTATCCTATTCTCAAAGCAGGTAGGGGCGTAGGAACTACTCCGATTGAGCAGGCTTTCCCTGTAATCGCAAACGTCAAATGCTGGACGAAACTTAAAGCGGTATCGGGTTTTGTGCCGGTCGCAAGTTATCCTGCACAGACGAATCTTCTGCCTGGCGAAGTTGGCTCTATCGGTATGACTCGATGGTGTTTGACTTCTAATGGATATTATGACGGCAGTACATACTACTATGCTACGGTTTTGTCTCGCGGTGCTTATGGCAATGTCGAGATAGACGGCAGCAAAGAGCCGATTATCCGCAAGGAGATAGGCGTTATCAATCCAGTTCAGCATATCGGCTGGTATATGACGCACGTTTCTAAGATTCTCGATGAAATCAGACTTCACAACTTGAAATTCACCATCTAA
- a CDS encoding DNA cytosine methyltransferase, producing the protein MFRMLDLFSGIGGFSLAASWVWKKELEIVSFCECDKFCQQVLKKHWPNVPICENVKDLNNEWIVTNANIGASRPRNVSESRETKGRPKEWRQQSKRE; encoded by the coding sequence ATGTTTAGAATGTTGGATTTATTTAGCGGAATAGGGGGATTTAGTTTGGCGGCAAGTTGGGTATGGAAAAAGGAATTAGAGATAGTAAGTTTTTGTGAATGTGATAAATTTTGTCAGCAGGTATTAAAGAAACATTGGCCGAATGTGCCGATTTGTGAAAACGTAAAGGACTTAAATAATGAATGGATTGTTACCAACGCCAACATCGGGGCGAGCCGACCAAGAAATGTCTCCGAGTCAAGAGAAACGAAAGGCAGGCCAAAGGAATGGCGACAACAGAGCAAGAGAGAATAG
- a CDS encoding GNAT family N-acetyltransferase: MKIINVNEIKFKQSILDLLKQMPNKFENSSQEELSLWLDTNLGNVDFGCWIAMDLSPVGLIVCRVVNPQNVFVSFWYVSKQIDGIDVAGKLLKSVEEWSKSKGIHKLIGETVRLQNTKAFLRKYNIKVDKILISKEIL, encoded by the coding sequence ATGAAAATAATAAATGTCAATGAGATTAAGTTTAAGCAATCCATTTTGGACTTGTTGAAACAAATGCCTAACAAGTTTGAAAATTCTTCACAAGAAGAACTCTCATTATGGCTCGATACAAACCTCGGCAATGTTGATTTTGGTTGCTGGATTGCAATGGATTTATCGCCGGTTGGTTTGATTGTTTGCAGAGTGGTTAATCCTCAAAATGTATTTGTGTCTTTTTGGTATGTCTCAAAACAGATAGACGGCATAGATGTTGCCGGAAAACTTTTAAAAAGTGTTGAGGAATGGTCAAAGTCAAAAGGCATTCATAAATTGATTGGTGAAACAGTAAGACTTCAAAACACTAAAGCATTTCTAAGAAAATACAATATCAAAGTAGATAAAATTCTTATCTCAAAGGAGATATTATAA
- a CDS encoding sialidase family protein encodes MTVRANDTGGPVAENTLKVLCSNSSYIFGIDGTAAKLYRSVDGDTWADLGTLDPVVTTQTAGAASCNLFCLDNDRLLRTYYVAADGHYHFCYSDDNGATWTVSTGANLKGNFAAWGVAKNSNTGTWMAVTYSSATTSTMQRSTDNGATWSQLYSTLDGTDTSLLISGSDYVSANHYHAIGCLSDSNTWIVNTGDIAVDHNDYVWDYISTDDGVTWSRIATQTTGRGNGWNYQIVQFLDTGHATRILCASDGFDGVFQYDLATGRKYPCNINWLPKSSTHNCFNVVKVNGIYYASSWDSVTSGRTAVISISTDLTNWTTYARFNDGTVIGNYIYAGFRGGYLHFAASTATSSLPFGGVTNWKHVLLKPATITSTKGILVEPACTNIFTSAQASDGNTATGFTDAGVGYGTIASVTDTSLYGPNSVRIQEGVGGSATPNRIITLRGNASTLQTGDANYYVSSAYAKGRGGGMAMKLNRGAYMRFVAAYTEQSSTDYDYISLNDERWIRIWTKPVSASTANSVRASYFVIGQFPETNLADAIYYNQIWVDCTQIQALPPTSWQIAGTARVAETWSVPITVGADWSFKFTMIPQFRSLMVDNLATDLYVCTLKLDATHYAEVYWDCSEKKWTFSLLNITGSPVVTATAATGFEPANPLIFVVRRLSDELYLSVHDGKSWTHIAASTDTEVLTGTITWQVGDNVGANLMPELITDIWYAKNTALSETQVEALPSSLFRAGFWLGSYDWLK; translated from the coding sequence TTGACTGTTAGGGCTAATGACACTGGCGGGCCGGTTGCGGAGAATACACTGAAAGTATTGTGCAGTAATTCCTCGTATATATTTGGTATTGATGGCACGGCGGCCAAACTTTACAGGTCTGTTGATGGTGATACTTGGGCGGACTTGGGAACATTAGACCCTGTGGTAACTACTCAAACGGCCGGTGCCGCTTCTTGTAATCTGTTTTGTTTGGATAACGATAGGCTTTTACGGACTTATTATGTCGCCGCCGATGGTCATTACCACTTCTGCTATTCTGACGATAATGGTGCGACGTGGACTGTTTCTACTGGCGCGAATTTAAAGGGTAATTTCGCCGCTTGGGGTGTGGCGAAAAATTCTAATACCGGAACGTGGATGGCAGTTACTTATAGTTCTGCTACGACATCCACAATGCAGCGTTCAACTGATAATGGTGCAACGTGGTCGCAACTTTATTCTACTCTTGATGGCACAGACACTTCACTGTTAATATCTGGCAGTGATTATGTTAGTGCCAACCATTATCACGCAATCGGTTGTCTTTCTGATTCCAATACTTGGATTGTAAATACAGGTGATATAGCAGTTGACCATAATGACTACGTTTGGGATTATATCTCAACCGATGACGGTGTAACGTGGTCGAGAATCGCAACACAAACAACTGGCAGAGGCAATGGGTGGAATTATCAAATAGTTCAATTTTTGGATACAGGGCACGCTACTCGTATACTATGTGCAAGTGATGGTTTTGATGGAGTATTTCAATATGACCTCGCCACAGGTAGAAAATACCCGTGTAATATCAACTGGCTGCCAAAAAGCAGCACACATAACTGTTTTAATGTAGTTAAGGTAAATGGCATATATTACGCTTCTTCTTGGGATTCTGTCACTTCTGGCAGAACAGCCGTAATAAGCATATCAACTGACCTGACTAACTGGACAACTTATGCCAGATTCAACGATGGTACGGTGATTGGCAATTACATATATGCCGGCTTCAGAGGTGGATACCTGCATTTTGCCGCTTCGACAGCAACTTCATCTTTGCCTTTTGGTGGGGTAACGAATTGGAAACACGTTTTATTAAAACCCGCCACTATAACATCGACAAAGGGAATACTCGTAGAACCTGCTTGTACCAACATATTTACTTCTGCACAGGCAAGCGATGGGAATACTGCTACCGGATTTACAGATGCAGGGGTGGGCTATGGCACAATAGCTTCCGTTACAGACACTTCGCTTTACGGACCAAACAGTGTTCGCATACAAGAGGGAGTTGGTGGAAGTGCTACTCCTAATAGAATTATAACGCTTCGAGGAAACGCATCGACTTTACAAACCGGAGACGCTAATTATTATGTATCAAGTGCCTACGCCAAAGGTCGGGGTGGTGGAATGGCAATGAAATTAAATAGGGGGGCGTATATGAGATTCGTTGCCGCATATACGGAACAGAGTTCTACGGATTACGACTATATCTCGCTAAACGACGAGAGATGGATACGGATTTGGACTAAACCTGTAAGTGCATCGACCGCAAACAGCGTAAGGGCGTCGTATTTTGTTATTGGTCAATTTCCAGAAACTAACCTCGCAGATGCAATATATTATAACCAAATATGGGTTGATTGCACACAGATACAAGCGTTACCACCGACTTCGTGGCAGATAGCCGGTACTGCCAGAGTAGCCGAAACGTGGTCAGTGCCAATAACCGTAGGAGCTGACTGGTCGTTTAAATTTACAATGATACCGCAATTCAGGTCTTTAATGGTAGATAACCTGGCTACAGATTTATACGTCTGTACGCTTAAATTAGACGCTACACATTATGCAGAAGTGTATTGGGATTGTTCGGAGAAGAAATGGACTTTCAGCTTGCTTAATATCACAGGCTCTCCGGTCGTTACGGCAACGGCGGCAACAGGTTTTGAACCGGCAAATCCGCTTATATTTGTAGTCAGGAGATTAAGCGATGAACTTTATTTATCTGTCCACGATGGTAAATCGTGGACTCACATAGCGGCATCAACAGACACCGAAGTCTTAACAGGCACAATAACTTGGCAGGTTGGCGATAATGTGGGTGCTAATCTAATGCCTGAACTTATAACCGATATTTGGTACGCCAAAAATACAGCATTGAGCGAGACTCAAGTTGAAGCATTGCCATCAAGTTTATTCCGTGCTGGTTTTTGGCTCGGCTCTTACGACTGGCTAAAATAA